AGTGAGGTCACTGCCAAGATTCAGCAGTTTCTGCTGGGACTGGGAAATTCCAGGCGGGACAGGGAAACTAAGGTGTGGAGAATTAGGGCAAACATAACCTAATGTTATGGGGACTATAGAGGGGACTAGGGGTCCTCCCAGAAGGAGCTCAAGTCTGACCAGAGAGGGTCCTGGAGGCTCCAGGAGGCTCTGCGCTCCCAGGGGTGGGTGAGATTACCTGACGTAGGAAGAGCAACGTTGATAGACTTTCAGGTATTTTCGGAGATGTCCCATGTATTGATCGTTAGGAGGGGAGTGGGAAGAAATTCTTGTATCACAGGGACAACTTCCAGCGATGCTACCTTCATTGCCATCGCCTGAGCAGGACCGAAGTGGTCAGCACAGGTTCCCCGGTTCAGGGGCTCACACAGCGGTAAACTTAGCCTCCAACCCACAGCCCCACTGCAGCCTCTCCCCTAGACCCGGGGATCtgagcccctcccacccccctcccaccccccgggCTCAACTCACACATTACACTCCCCAAACACGTCCATAATCACACCTGGACCCTGGTGTTCCCCAGCCCGTCCCCAACCCCAGGCAGctggccctccccctgccccggcTGCCGTGGGGACCCTGGCTCCCCACTTATTCAACTCAACCCCGCGGCCCTCGTgtcccccatccccttccccgGATTCGGGGATCTGGGCACCAGCCCGGCCCCCGACGAACCTGGAGGAGTGTGGCACGCTAGAAAGAGTAGGAGCAAGAGGAACCGGAGTTCCCAGCCCAGCATCATCTCGGGCCCGCCTCGCCCTGCGCCCTGTCTGACTCCCAGACGTGCTCCAGAGTCTGACGTCCAGCCGGTTTCTCAATGGCTTTCGCTTCCTTCTCCCGCTACGGCCGAGATTGTGCGGGAGACGGCGGCCGTCGGCACCGAGGCGGGGCGCGAGGCGGCGGCGCCTCCCTCTGGGCGCCCTCACCGTCTCGAACTGATAAGTGCGGTCAGTACCGTTTTAACCGCGTGATCGCCGGCCTGGGGCGGCGGGGAAACTCCGGGAGGCGGAGCTCCTCCGCCCGCGCCCCCGCACCCAGCCCAGAGCCCCGTCGAGGGGGCAGCCAGGAATGTTTGAAGAAGGCGAAAGAAAGCGGAAGAAAGTCCAGGCTGCAGGGCCAGGCGCGGCGGGCGGGCACTGCCCACTAGGCTGATCCGGTTCGGCCCGGGGATgccagccccgcccacccgccCTCCGAAGGTCAGTCGGCTGGACCTCCTCCTTCGAGAGGCTTTCACTTTTCGGGCTCGGGTCCGGCGCACGGGGATCCAGTCACATGGCTGGAGTGACCGCGGCGGATGAGTCCGCGCGCCCAGCAGCGCAGACACTGCCCTGAGCGCCTCTGCGCCGCGCAAGACACAGGGGGCGTGGCAACCCGAGGAGCCGGCGCGGGGCTCGGGCAGCCTGACGTCACGCCCCACCCCGAGGTATTTACCTTCGAAAAGTGGTGGCGGCTGCAGGTACCGGAGTAGCGGACCGGACGGGAGGGGCTAGGTGTACCGGGGCTCACCGCCAAACCTATTCAAGCCGAAGAGATGCCCTagctcctctccccctcctcccacacccCACAGACGGATCCAAAACTTCCCTCCTCACCAAACCCTTGCCCATAGGATTAGCGCTCTCCCACTTCTATCCTCAACTCAGACCCTACCTTTGAGGGTTTGAGCCTCAAATTTTGAGCCCCAAAGACCACCTCCCTCCCGACTACCCATCCTTAACCCTAATCACCCACTTTCAAGTCTGGACCCCATTCTCACCCTGAATTCCCATCCTCAGCCCTGAAAACTCCTTTCTCGCTCCTAACACTCATCCATAGATTCCACCCTAAGTGACCCTCAGACCCACACTCTCCCCCATTTTATGACCCAGCCCCAAACTCTCCCGAGTACCTCTCTCTCACCATATATCCCTCCCTCTGCTCAGTCTGGGCCCAGGCCTTGTGCCCCTGAAGACATGGAGTTTGTGTCTGGATACCGGGATGAGTTCCTGGATTTCGCTGCCCTCCTCTTTGGCTGGTTCCGCAAGTTCGTGGCGGAGCGCAGGGCCGTGGGGACCCGCCCTGAGGGCTGCTGGCGGGAGCTGGAGGCTCAGATCAGGAGGCTGCCCCAGGACCGCGCCCTTTGGGTGCTCCACGTCCTGCCCAACCGTAGCGTGGGCATCAGCCTGGggcaaggggcagagccaggccctGCACCAGGCCTGGGGGCTGCCCGGCTCCTGGGAGACGAGCCCGCACTCCACCTGCGGGACCTAAGCCCCTATGTCAGCTTTGTCAgcctggaggaaggggaggaggaggaggaggaagaggaagaaggagagaatggaGAGGAGGAGGATGCAGGCACCGGGAAAGTAGAAACAGAGGAGGATGGGGAGCCAGCCCCTACCAGCAGGGACTCCCCACAGGAAGCAAACCCCCCAGGGGAGGCAGAGGAGACCGAGCAGGAGGCAGGAGGTCACGAGGTTGGCTGCCAAGAGGACAGGGCGGAGGACGAACCAGGGCCTgagaggaggaagggacagaGAAGTGGTAAGAACCCAAggctggccctgccctgcccccgcccAGGCATACTCCCCTTCAAAGCCCTCCTCCGCCCCTCAGAATCCAGTTAGGAGTCACAAATGGGTGGCCCTCCAGCCAATCTGGCCTAAAAAGGTGTCTTCATTGATCCAcaatgttctttgttttttaaatttgagccaacatttaaacattaaaagaaaaaaattccagaagtcTGGAGTTACCCCTTCTCAAGAAAAATGTAAAGTTCCCACAGCAGGCCCACATTTCCACCTGGCAGCAAATGCTGGTTCTCTGTAGCCGCAGTCCCCTTCCGATGAGGCATGCCCTCTCTACCTAGTCCCCTTCGCTCAGTCTCCTAGTCCCCGTGGGCATTTGATTTGGTATCCCTGACCCTGACCGTCtttgcccccccgcccccgacttttccctttttccccaGAGGCGGCCCCCCTGCACCTTTCCTGCATCCTCCTGGTGACGGATGAACACGGCACCATCTTGGGCATTGACCTGCTGATGGATGGAGGGCAGGGGAGTGCAGGCAGGGGCTCAGGGACACAGAACCTGGCTCCTCGGGCCTATGCTCTCCTCTGCCACAGCATGGCCTGCCCCATGGGCTCTGGAGACCCCCGAAAGCCCCGAAAGCTTACTGTGGGAGACGCCCAGCTGCATCGGTACAGAAACCTGGTAGAGGGTGGGGAAGCCTGGGGCCCTGGGCTCCTGAGCCCCCCAGCCTGATGCCGTCTCCACCCCCATTCAGGGAGCTGGAGAATCTGGTCCCAAGGCTGAGAGTGAAGCTAGCCAAGACCCCGATGCGGACATGGGGTCCCCGGCCCGGCTTCACCTTTGCCTCCCTTCGGGCTCGAACCTGCCATGTTTGTCACAGGCATAGCTTTGAAGTGAAGCTAACCCCCTGGTGAGCAGCCTGCAGAGATGGAGCGAGCGGAAGGAAGACCCCCAACAGTCAGGCAAACAGAGAGGAAGCAGGCTGGTGGGGGGCCCTGCAGACAGACAGAGTGAGGGACAGGGAAACAAGAagatgacacacacacaaaaaagctgtTATAGGCAGAGAGAGTACAAACAGACTGAGTGCGTACGGGCAGCCGCAGGACAGATGGACAGCAGACAGGGGACCTACATACACTAACACTGAgtgcccaccccccccaccccctgtgaCCCCAGCCCCCAGTGTGGCGCTGTCTTGTACTGCGGAGAGGCGTGTCTCCGGGCTGACTGGAAGCGAAGCCCAGATGATGTGAGCCACCGATTTTGGTGCCCAAGGCTTGCAGCCTTCATGGAGCGGGCCGGAGAACTGGCAACTCTGCCTTTTACCTACACCGCAGGTACCCTAAGGAGGTCAGGATGGGTGGGGGAAAGTGGGGCCCGGTCTTTGGAACTGGGGCCCCAGGTGCCTGGGAACAGGGTCCTGGGCTTGAAGGCTAAGTGCCTGGGGCTGGAATCTAGATCCCTGGAATAACAGCTGGGTGCTGGGTATTTGGGGCTGGGGGCTAGACCCCTGGGGCTGGACACAGCATCTCTGGAGCTGAGGACTGAGTGCCCTGGTCCCTGAGAGAACTTATGGGATTCGGGAGTAGGGATTCAAATACTTGTTTCTCAGCTTCACCACTAACTGGTGACCTGAAACAAATCACTTTACTTCTTAGAGctatttcctcacctgtgaagtggGCAGACTAACAAATGTTAAAACCCATGGAATTGTTATATGGGTTCTGTGGGCTACGCTGTAGACACTCAGAAATGTTAATAGTTCTCTGTCTGACTAGAACCAGACTCAGACTCAGGGTCCTGGGGAGAGACTGAGGAGAGCCAAAGTCTGGAATCCTGGCCACCAGGCCCTCAACCCCTCCCCTCATCCTTCTCCAGAGGTGACCAGTGAAACCTTTAACAAGGAGGCCTTCCTGGCCTCACGAGGCCTCACTCGTGGCTACTGGACCCAGCTCAGCATGCTGATTACAGGCCCTGGCACCCCCGGGCACCCAAGGGGCAGCACGCCATCCCTCAGCATTCTTCTCAATGGTGCGTGGGGCCTCTCTCCAGGCATAAGTCCCTCAGACTAGAGGGAAGGACGGGAGAGCAAAGAGTTGTCCGGATCCTAGATAACCCCTCCACATACACACCaaacctcaccaccaccaccagggcATTTCATGCCTCTCCCCAACCCTCAGAAAAGTCACCCCTGCCCAGCCCATCCAGAAGCCCCATCCCTAGGCAGCTCCCCATTCCTCCTGCTGCAGCTCCAGGCCCTCTCTCAGGGAACACAGCTCctttggaagaaggaagaggcCAGGTGGGGACCTCCCTGACACCAGGCTCCTCTTCTTTCATCCTCTCAGGAGATCCCTACCAGCTTCTTCAGGGGCATGGGCCTGCTCTGATGCCTCCTGTGCCCCCACATCCACCCAGGGGCCTCTTTGGTGAGCTGGAGGGGCCCTGAGGGAGCTAGGGGTAGGGACGGGGCCTGGAGGGCCAGCAGTCTCGGTGGCTGAGAAAAGGGGCTATTAGACAGGAGAGGTGGGGGTCCAGGCCTGGGGCAAGGTCCCCGGTAACCCACTCTCCCCAGGCTCGTGGCAGGATTACTACACATGGCGGGGCCTCAGCTTGGACTCCCCCATGGCTGTGCTTCTCACCTACCCGCTGACTGTGTACTACGTCATCACCCATCTGGTGCCCCAGTCCTGTAAGGAGGGCGGAGGCGGGGGGAGGAGTGCGTGGAGCAGGGGGgccagtggggtgggaggggaggaggagaccgTATTCTTAAATGGCTAGCTTATCACCCAGTCCCTGAGCTCAACATCCAGAACAAACAGTCACTGAAAATCCATGTGGTGGAGGCTGGGAAGGAGTTCGACCTCATCATGGTGTTTTGGGTAAGTCCCTCCAGGCCTGAGGGCTGGGCATTTGGGTGTGGAGGTGGACACAGGGTGGGACCCAGATCTGTCCTCTTTGCCCTTCAGGAGCTCTTGGTCTTGCTCCCCCACGTGGCCCTGGAGCTGCAGTTTGTGGGTGACAGCCTGCCCCCTGAGAGTGACCAGCAGCATTTTACCCTGCAGAGGGTGAGGGCTGAGGGGGGCCCTGCTCTTTAGCCCTAACCCTCCTGCTGTCCTCCTGGCTGGGCTCTGCCTTTCCGAtccctgcctcctctcccctGTCTTACCTGATGCATCTTCCAGTACCGTAACTTCCACCGGCTTCTCCACCCCACTCCAAACTCCCCAGGATGACCTCGAAGTGTCTGTCCATCCTGGTTCCGGGGTATCAGCACGGCTCAGCTCTGGGACTAAGGAGAAGGGGGGCCGCAGGGACCTgcagatcaaggtgtctgcacgGCCCTACCACCTGCTCCAGGGGCCCAAGCCTGACTTGGTTATCGGTAAGCGCCTGGGGTAGGAgcatgggggaggtgggaggaggccaTGGGAGCCAGCTTCTCCCTGCTCTCCTTCCCTCCGCAGGATTTAACTCTGGCTTTAGTCTAAAGGACACTTGGCTGAGCTCGCTGCCCAGGTTACAGGTGGGGGATGGGACAAAAGGGACCTTCTCTCACCTCCTGCCCGgtccctcctccttttctgaaAGTCTCTTCTTCCCCATCATCTGCTCTACAGACCTGGGGTGCGCCAGCGGGTCCTCCTACCCCCCTCTGTGCCTGCCTCGTGCCTCTTCCCATCCCGGTCCGTCTGGGTCCTCGGGAGGTACGTGGGGTTGGAAGCCTTTCTGAGAGTGTCtgaggccccgcccccaccccagtccctccGAGTGCCAGCCTTCTTCACCGAGAGCAGCGAGTACGGCTGTGTGATGGACGACCAGACCATGGCGGTGGCCACGGGAGGGGGCACCAGCCCTCCACAGCCCAACCCTTTCCGTTCCCCCTTTCGCCTCAGAGCGGCGGACAACTGTATGCCCTGGTAAGGCCTTCTTACTCTCTGGCCGCGCATCCTGAAAGGCCCACCTCTACCCTCGTCTCTGCGGTCCTGGGACCCTCCTGGCCCAGCCCTACACCCTGCTTTCGCCGCCCGCACTCCCACCACCCCCATTGGAGGGTCTCGACAACGCCCACACACCCCTCTTTAGATGCAGCTCACAAAAATCTCTCCAACTCCTCGTTTCCCagcccaccccccccaacccaaCCCCTCTGCAAAAAAAAGCCAGGTTACGCTCGGGCTGGCAGAGCCCTAAGTTTAGCCCCACCCCCTGAAACTCGGAGCCCACAAACTCCGCCCCTTGGGAAAATCCCGGCCTCTTGGCCCCGCCCCTGACGGCGACGCGCCCCCCCTCAGGTACTGCAACGCCTTCATCTTCCACCTGATCTACAAGCCTCCGCAAGGGAGCTGGGCCCGCCCCGCGCCAGGgcccgcgccccccgccccaaCTCCTACCGCTCCTCCCGCCCCTGCCCGTAGGCGCCGAGGAGAAAAGAAACCTGGGCGGGGGGCCCGCCGGCGGAGGTGAGGGCGGGGAGGTAGCAGTCCACCCCCTCCCCTAACACGCCTCGGAAAGGAACACGAAACAGGCGAGGCC
This Balaenoptera acutorostrata chromosome 20, mBalAcu1.1, whole genome shotgun sequence DNA region includes the following protein-coding sequences:
- the ZMYND15 gene encoding zinc finger MYND domain-containing protein 15 isoform X2, giving the protein MTQPQTLPSTSLSPYIPPSAQSGPRPCAPEDMEFVSGYRDEFLDFAALLFGWFRKFVAERRAVGTRPEGCWRELEAQIRRLPQDRALWVLHVLPNRSVGISLGQGAEPGPAPGLGAARLLGDEPALHLRDLSPYVSFVSLEEGEEEEEEEEEGENGEEEDAGTGKVETEEDGEPAPTSRDSPQEANPPGEAEETEQEAGGHEVGCQEDRAEDEPGPERRKGQRSEAAPLHLSCILLVTDEHGTILGIDLLMDGGQGSAGRGSGTQNLAPRAYALLCHSMACPMGSGDPRKPRKLTVGDAQLHRELENLVPRLRVKLAKTPMRTWGPRPGFTFASLRARTCHVCHRHSFEVKLTPCPQCGAVLYCGEACLRADWKRSPDDVSHRFWCPRLAAFMERAGELATLPFTYTAEVTSETFNKEAFLASRGLTRGYWTQLSMLITGPGTPGHPRGSTPSLSILLNGDPYQLLQGHGPALMPPVPPHPPRGLFGSWQDYYTWRGLSLDSPMAVLLTYPLTVYYVITHLVPQSFPELNIQNKQSLKIHVVEAGKEFDLIMVFWVSPSRPEGWAFGCGGGHRVGPRSVLFALQELLVLLPHVALELQFVGDSLPPESDQQHFTLQRDDLEVSVHPGSGVSARLSSGTKEKGGRRDLQIKVSARPYHLLQGPKPDLVIGFNSGFSLKDTWLSSLPRLQSLRVPAFFTESSEYGCVMDDQTMAVATGGGTSPPQPNPFRSPFRLRAADNCMPWYCNAFIFHLIYKPPQGSWARPAPGPAPPAPTPTAPPAPARRRRGEKKPGRGARRRR
- the ZMYND15 gene encoding zinc finger MYND domain-containing protein 15 isoform X3, with amino-acid sequence MTQPQTLPSTSLSPYIPPSAQSGPRPCAPEDMEFVSGYRDEFLDFAALLFGWFRKFVAERRAVGTRPEGCWRELEAQIRRLPQDRALWVLHVLPNRSVGISLGQGAEPGPAPGLGAARLLGDEPALHLRDLSPYVSFVSLEEGEEEEEEEEEGENGEEEDAGTGKVETEEDGEPAPTSRDSPQEANPPGEAEETEQEAGGHEVGCQEDRAEDEPGPERRKGQRSEAAPLHLSCILLVTDEHGTILGIDLLMDGGQGSAGRGSGTQNLAPRAYALLCHSMACPMGSGDPRKPRKLTVGDAQLHRELENLVPRLRVKLAKTPMRTWGPRPGFTFASLRARTCHVCHRHSFEVKLTPCPQCGAVLYCGEACLRADWKRSPDDVSHRFWCPRLAAFMERAGELATLPFTYTAEVTSETFNKEAFLASRGLTRGYWTQLSMLITGPGTPGHPRGSTPSLSILLNGDPYQLLQGHGPALMPPVPPHPPRGLFGSWQDYYTWRGLSLDSPMAVLLTYPLTVYYVITHLVPQSSYHPVPELNIQNKQSLKIHVVEAGKEFDLIMVFWELLVLLPHVALELQFVGDSLPPESDQQHFTLQRDDLEVSVHPGSGVSARLSSGTKEKGGRRDLQIKVSARPYHLLQGPKPDLVIGFNSGFSLKDTWLSSLPRLQSLRVPAFFTESSEYGCVMDDQTMAVATGGGTSPPQPNPFRSPFRLRAADNCMPWYCNAFIFHLIYKPPQGSWARPAPGPAPPAPTPTAPPAPARRRRGEKKPGRGARRRR
- the ZMYND15 gene encoding zinc finger MYND domain-containing protein 15 isoform X5; the encoded protein is MTQPQTLPSTSLSPYIPPSAQSGPRPCAPEDMEFVSGYRDEFLDFAALLFGWFRKFVAERRAVGTRPEGCWRELEAQIRRLPQDRALWVLHVLPNRSVGISLGQGAEPGPAPGLGAARLLGDEPALHLRDLSPYVSFVSLEEGEEEEEEEEEGENGEEEDAGTGKVETEEDGEPAPTSRDSPQEANPPGEAEETEQEAGGHEVGCQEDRAEDEPGPERRKGQRSEAAPLHLSCILLVTDEHGTILGIDLLMDGGQGSAGRGSGTQNLAPRAYALLCHSMACPMGSGDPRKPRKLTVGDAQLHRELENLVPRLRVKLAKTPMRTWGPRPGFTFASLRARTCHVCHRHSFEVKLTPCPQCGAVLYCGEACLRADWKRSPDDVSHRFWCPRLAAFMERAGELATLPFTYTAEVTSETFNKEAFLASRGLTRGYWTQLSMLITGPGTPGHPRGSTPSLSILLNGDPYQLLQGHGPALMPPVPPHPPRGLFVPELNIQNKQSLKIHVVEAGKEFDLIMVFWVSPSRPEGWAFGCGGGHRVGPRSVLFALQELLVLLPHVALELQFVGDSLPPESDQQHFTLQRDDLEVSVHPGSGVSARLSSGTKEKGGRRDLQIKVSARPYHLLQGPKPDLVIGFNSGFSLKDTWLSSLPRLQSLRVPAFFTESSEYGCVMDDQTMAVATGGGTSPPQPNPFRSPFRLRAADNCMPWYCNAFIFHLIYKPPQGSWARPAPGPAPPAPTPTAPPAPARRRRGEKKPGRGARRRR
- the ZMYND15 gene encoding zinc finger MYND domain-containing protein 15 isoform X4, whose translation is MTQPQTLPSTSLSPYIPPSAQSGPRPCAPEDMEFVSGYRDEFLDFAALLFGWFRKFVAERRAVGTRPEGCWRELEAQIRRLPQDRALWVLHVLPNRSVGISLGQGAEPGPAPGLGAARLLGDEPALHLRDLSPYVSFVSLEEGEEEEEEEEEGENGEEEDAGTGKVETEEDGEPAPTSRDSPQEANPPGEAEETEQEAGGHEVGCQEDRAEDEPGPERRKGQRSEAAPLHLSCILLVTDEHGTILGIDLLMDGGQGSAGRGSGTQNLAPRAYALLCHSMACPMGSGDPRKPRKLTVGDAQLHRELENLVPRLRVKLAKTPMRTWGPRPGFTFASLRARTCHVCHRHSFEVKLTPCPQCGAVLYCGEACLRADWKRSPDDVSHRFWCPRLAAFMERAGELATLPFTYTAEVTSETFNKEAFLASRGLTRGYWTQLSMLITGPGTPGHPRGSTPSLSILLNGDPYQLLQGHGPALMPPVPPHPPRGLFGSWQDYYTWRGLSLDSPMAVLLTYPLTVYYVITHLVPQSFPELNIQNKQSLKIHVVEAGKEFDLIMVFWELLVLLPHVALELQFVGDSLPPESDQQHFTLQRDDLEVSVHPGSGVSARLSSGTKEKGGRRDLQIKVSARPYHLLQGPKPDLVIGFNSGFSLKDTWLSSLPRLQSLRVPAFFTESSEYGCVMDDQTMAVATGGGTSPPQPNPFRSPFRLRAADNCMPWYCNAFIFHLIYKPPQGSWARPAPGPAPPAPTPTAPPAPARRRRGEKKPGRGARRRR
- the ZMYND15 gene encoding zinc finger MYND domain-containing protein 15 isoform X1, whose amino-acid sequence is MTQPQTLPSTSLSPYIPPSAQSGPRPCAPEDMEFVSGYRDEFLDFAALLFGWFRKFVAERRAVGTRPEGCWRELEAQIRRLPQDRALWVLHVLPNRSVGISLGQGAEPGPAPGLGAARLLGDEPALHLRDLSPYVSFVSLEEGEEEEEEEEEGENGEEEDAGTGKVETEEDGEPAPTSRDSPQEANPPGEAEETEQEAGGHEVGCQEDRAEDEPGPERRKGQRSEAAPLHLSCILLVTDEHGTILGIDLLMDGGQGSAGRGSGTQNLAPRAYALLCHSMACPMGSGDPRKPRKLTVGDAQLHRELENLVPRLRVKLAKTPMRTWGPRPGFTFASLRARTCHVCHRHSFEVKLTPCPQCGAVLYCGEACLRADWKRSPDDVSHRFWCPRLAAFMERAGELATLPFTYTAEVTSETFNKEAFLASRGLTRGYWTQLSMLITGPGTPGHPRGSTPSLSILLNGDPYQLLQGHGPALMPPVPPHPPRGLFGSWQDYYTWRGLSLDSPMAVLLTYPLTVYYVITHLVPQSSYHPVPELNIQNKQSLKIHVVEAGKEFDLIMVFWVSPSRPEGWAFGCGGGHRVGPRSVLFALQELLVLLPHVALELQFVGDSLPPESDQQHFTLQRDDLEVSVHPGSGVSARLSSGTKEKGGRRDLQIKVSARPYHLLQGPKPDLVIGFNSGFSLKDTWLSSLPRLQSLRVPAFFTESSEYGCVMDDQTMAVATGGGTSPPQPNPFRSPFRLRAADNCMPWYCNAFIFHLIYKPPQGSWARPAPGPAPPAPTPTAPPAPARRRRGEKKPGRGARRRR
- the ZMYND15 gene encoding zinc finger MYND domain-containing protein 15 isoform X6, producing MTQPQTLPSTSLSPYIPPSAQSGPRPCAPEDMEFVSGYRDEFLDFAALLFGWFRKFVAERRAVGTRPEGCWRELEAQIRRLPQDRALWVLHVLPNRSVGISLGQGAEPGPAPGLGAARLLGDEPALHLRDLSPYVSFVSLEEGEEEEEEEEEGENGEEEDAGTGKVETEEDGEPAPTSRDSPQEANPPGEAEETEQEAGGHEVGCQEDRAEDEPGPERRKGQRSEAAPLHLSCILLVTDEHGTILGIDLLMDGGQGSAGRGSGTQNLAPRAYALLCHSMACPMGSGDPRKPRKLTVGDAQLHRELENLVPRLRVKLAKTPMRTWGPRPGFTFASLRARTCHVCHRHSFEVKLTPCPQCGAVLYCGEACLRADWKRSPDDVSHRFWCPRLAAFMERAGELATLPFTYTAEVTSETFNKEAFLASRGLTRGYWTQLSMLITGPGTPGHPRGSTPSLSILLNGDPYQLLQGHGPALMPPVPPHPPRGLFVPELNIQNKQSLKIHVVEAGKEFDLIMVFWELLVLLPHVALELQFVGDSLPPESDQQHFTLQRDDLEVSVHPGSGVSARLSSGTKEKGGRRDLQIKVSARPYHLLQGPKPDLVIGFNSGFSLKDTWLSSLPRLQSLRVPAFFTESSEYGCVMDDQTMAVATGGGTSPPQPNPFRSPFRLRAADNCMPWYCNAFIFHLIYKPPQGSWARPAPGPAPPAPTPTAPPAPARRRRGEKKPGRGARRRR